One Serinicoccus chungangensis genomic window carries:
- a CDS encoding ABC transporter ATP-binding protein: MTTPVLEVEGLRRSFGQATAVDGVSLSIAPGETMGLLGPNGAGKTTTISMIAGLLRPDGGSVRIQGVDMGSDPLAAKRHLGLVPQDLAIYPELSARSNLSFFGRLQGMRGSTLRRRVAEVLEVVGLTDRATGASKTFSGGMKRRLNIAIGLLHEPRLLILDEPTVGVDPQSRNAILESVEALSGEGMAVLYTTHYMEEAERLCDRIGIIDAGRVIAEGTRDSLVELTGRTDTVTLAGDGPLEEVEAAVGAIPAVREVHRVAGEGRLVMVVQGAPQAISAIVATATAAGMALRDVEINRPDLESVFLHLTGKALRD, encoded by the coding sequence ATGACCACTCCCGTGCTCGAGGTCGAGGGGCTGCGCCGCTCCTTCGGTCAGGCCACCGCCGTCGACGGCGTCAGCCTCAGCATCGCCCCCGGCGAGACGATGGGCCTCCTCGGGCCCAACGGCGCGGGCAAGACGACGACGATCTCGATGATCGCCGGGCTGCTGCGACCGGACGGCGGGTCGGTGCGCATCCAGGGGGTCGACATGGGCAGCGACCCCCTCGCCGCCAAGCGCCACCTGGGCCTCGTGCCGCAGGACCTGGCGATCTACCCCGAGCTCTCGGCACGCAGCAACCTGTCCTTCTTCGGTCGGCTGCAGGGCATGCGGGGGTCCACCCTGCGGCGTCGGGTCGCCGAGGTGCTGGAGGTCGTCGGCCTCACCGACCGCGCCACGGGAGCCAGCAAGACCTTCTCGGGGGGGATGAAGCGCCGGCTCAACATCGCCATCGGGCTGCTGCACGAGCCGCGGCTGCTCATCCTCGACGAGCCCACGGTCGGCGTCGACCCGCAGTCGCGCAACGCCATCCTGGAGTCGGTCGAGGCGCTGTCCGGGGAGGGGATGGCGGTGCTGTACACCACCCACTACATGGAGGAGGCGGAGCGGCTCTGCGACCGGATCGGCATCATCGACGCGGGTCGGGTCATCGCCGAGGGCACCCGGGACTCCCTGGTCGAGCTCACCGGCCGCACCGACACCGTGACCCTGGCCGGCGACGGCCCGCTGGAGGAGGTCGAGGCGGCGGTGGGCGCCATACCCGCCGTGCGCGAGGTCCACCGGGTCGCCGGCGAGGGACGCCTCGTCATGGTGGTGCAGGGGGCACCGCAGGCGATCAGCGCGATCGTGGCCACCGCCACCGCGGCGGGGATGGCGCTGCGCGACGTCGAGATCAACCGGCCCGACCTCGAGTCCGTCTTCCTGCACCTCACCGGCAAGGCGCTGCGGGACTGA
- a CDS encoding NAD(P)/FAD-dependent oxidoreductase codes for MSTRPIPPGRDRRAVRHPGPAGTARVREPRRVVVVGGGIAGIAAATVLAERGAQVTLVEAQDQLGGRVRAWPLEDDRTMSRGFHAFFRQYYTLRSLLRRVDPTLAHLVPVPDYPLRRGDGLTDSFAVLPASPPANLATFVVRSPTFPLRGLASVHLPSAVELIDVSYPESHERYDGESAQAFLDRLRFPEGARHLALEVFARSFFAHPDEFGAGELVGMFHAYFTGSSEGLLFDVPDDDYDTVLWEPLHRYLLAHGADVRTGTRVQDLEAPADDEGSPWRVRLEDGETLDADAVVLATDPRTTRALAAGLPAHDADQEDWQRRLADGRNAPPFVVLRVWLDGHVAEGREAFLGTSGYDLLDNVTVLERFESGAARWSAEHGGSVVELHAYAVDPARDPSLAATDGDGERGVDTAAVRERLLRSLHEVYPETAALTVRHEELLVDDDCGLVGTGPWRDRPTVTTPHPGLTLAGDGVRVDWPVALMERAAVTGVLAANELLAGWGAQGEDVWTVPLQGILRPGRYLSR; via the coding sequence GTGAGCACGCGTCCGATCCCGCCCGGGCGCGACCGGCGCGCCGTGCGCCATCCCGGCCCCGCCGGGACGGCGAGGGTCCGGGAGCCGCGTCGGGTGGTCGTGGTCGGCGGCGGCATCGCGGGCATCGCCGCGGCCACCGTGCTCGCCGAGCGCGGGGCGCAGGTGACCCTCGTCGAGGCCCAGGACCAGCTCGGTGGGCGGGTCCGCGCGTGGCCGCTCGAGGACGACCGCACCATGTCGCGGGGCTTCCACGCCTTCTTCCGGCAGTACTACACGCTGCGCTCGCTGCTGCGCCGCGTCGACCCGACCCTGGCCCACCTCGTCCCCGTCCCCGACTACCCGCTGCGCCGGGGTGACGGCCTCACGGACTCCTTCGCGGTCCTGCCCGCCAGCCCGCCCGCCAACCTCGCGACCTTCGTGGTCCGCAGCCCCACCTTCCCGCTGCGCGGCCTGGCCTCGGTGCACCTGCCCAGCGCGGTGGAGCTCATCGACGTCTCCTACCCCGAGAGCCACGAGCGCTACGACGGGGAGTCGGCACAGGCGTTCCTGGACCGGCTGCGCTTCCCCGAGGGCGCCCGGCACCTGGCGCTGGAGGTCTTCGCCCGGTCCTTCTTCGCGCACCCGGACGAGTTCGGCGCCGGGGAGCTGGTGGGCATGTTCCACGCCTACTTCACCGGCTCCTCCGAGGGGCTGCTCTTCGACGTCCCGGACGACGACTACGACACCGTGCTGTGGGAGCCGCTGCACCGCTACCTCCTCGCCCACGGCGCGGACGTGCGCACCGGCACCCGCGTGCAGGACCTCGAGGCGCCCGCGGACGACGAGGGCTCCCCGTGGCGGGTGCGGCTCGAGGACGGCGAGACCCTCGACGCGGACGCCGTGGTCCTGGCCACCGACCCCCGGACGACCCGGGCCCTGGCTGCGGGACTGCCGGCCCACGACGCGGACCAGGAAGACTGGCAGCGGCGGCTGGCCGACGGCCGCAACGCACCACCCTTCGTCGTCCTGCGGGTGTGGCTGGACGGGCACGTCGCCGAGGGCCGGGAGGCCTTCCTCGGCACCAGCGGCTACGACCTGCTCGACAACGTCACCGTGCTGGAGCGCTTCGAGTCCGGCGCCGCACGCTGGTCCGCCGAGCACGGCGGATCGGTCGTCGAGCTGCACGCGTATGCCGTGGACCCGGCCCGCGACCCGTCCCTGGCGGCGACGGACGGCGACGGCGAGCGGGGCGTCGACACCGCGGCCGTCCGCGAGCGCCTGCTGCGCTCCCTGCACGAGGTCTACCCCGAGACCGCGGCGCTGACGGTCCGGCACGAGGAGCTGCTCGTCGACGACGACTGCGGCCTGGTCGGCACCGGCCCCTGGCGCGACCGGCCGACCGTCACCACGCCCCACCCGGGTCTCACCCTCGCCGGCGACGGCGTGCGGGTGGACTGGCCGGTGGCCCTCATGGAGCGCGCTGCCGTGACCGGGGTGCTCGCGGCCAACGAGCTGCTCGCCGGCTGGGGCGCGCAGGGCGAGGACGTCTGGACCGTCCCGCTGCAGGGCATCCTGCGCCCCGGGCGCTACCTGTCCCGATGA
- a CDS encoding cytochrome P450: MSCPAHPDEGGPGAEGARRARRPEEPATPRVERVDAGGRPGVSTVWRLRALQPARQLLRARHATTQAGFTAEAIPQGRLEHHPVLVSDGPTHDDQRRKVARFLAPAVVTERYGDLMAQVADRTVAQALESGRCRLDEAALHYTVEVTAELVGLTESDVPGLSRRLVSFFNQPPFDIARDDLGRSRRDWARAARNGLWPVARLWWHDVRPAIRARRRRRRTDIISHLLDEGYSRTSILVECVTYGTAGMVTTREFIVMAAWHLLGDDALRERYLAAEQPERLAVLEEIIRLEPVVGHLYRRVRQPVEITDGEQTWTIPPGDLVDVCVRATNTDPEAVGADPQQLCPGRGMPRGTAGYGLAFGDGEHKCPGQPLALLESDALLVRLLAHHPRLVAEPELGWDHLIEGYWLRGFELTLPSGSV, from the coding sequence ATGAGCTGCCCCGCGCACCCCGACGAGGGCGGCCCGGGCGCCGAGGGGGCCCGGCGGGCGCGCCGCCCCGAGGAGCCGGCGACCCCCCGGGTGGAGCGGGTGGACGCCGGGGGCCGGCCCGGGGTCAGCACGGTGTGGCGGCTGCGCGCGCTGCAGCCCGCACGCCAGCTGCTCCGGGCGCGGCACGCGACGACCCAGGCCGGGTTCACCGCCGAGGCCATCCCCCAGGGCCGTCTCGAGCACCACCCGGTCCTCGTCTCGGACGGCCCCACGCATGACGACCAGCGGCGCAAGGTGGCGCGGTTCCTCGCCCCGGCCGTCGTGACCGAGCGCTACGGCGACCTCATGGCCCAGGTGGCCGACCGCACGGTGGCCCAGGCCCTGGAGAGCGGCCGGTGCCGGCTCGACGAGGCCGCGCTGCACTACACCGTCGAGGTCACCGCCGAGCTGGTCGGGCTGACCGAGTCCGACGTGCCGGGGCTCTCGCGGCGGCTGGTGTCGTTCTTCAACCAGCCGCCCTTCGACATCGCCCGCGACGACCTGGGGCGTAGCCGCCGGGACTGGGCCCGGGCGGCCCGCAACGGGTTGTGGCCGGTCGCCCGGCTGTGGTGGCACGACGTCCGTCCGGCCATCCGGGCGCGGCGCCGCCGGCGCCGCACCGACATCATCAGCCACCTGCTCGACGAGGGCTACAGCCGCACGAGCATCCTCGTCGAGTGCGTCACCTACGGCACCGCGGGCATGGTGACGACGCGGGAGTTCATCGTCATGGCCGCCTGGCACCTGCTCGGGGACGACGCCCTGCGGGAGCGCTACCTGGCGGCGGAGCAGCCTGAGCGGCTGGCGGTCCTGGAGGAGATCATCCGGCTCGAGCCGGTCGTCGGCCACCTCTACCGCCGGGTCCGTCAGCCCGTCGAGATCACCGACGGTGAGCAGACCTGGACGATCCCGCCCGGAGACCTCGTGGACGTGTGCGTGCGCGCCACCAACACCGACCCCGAGGCGGTCGGCGCCGACCCCCAGCAGCTGTGCCCCGGCCGCGGTATGCCGCGGGGCACCGCCGGCTACGGCCTCGCCTTCGGCGACGGCGAGCACAAGTGCCCGGGTCAGCCCCTGGCGCTGCTGGAGTCGGACGCGCTGCTGGTGCGGCTGCTCGCGCACCACCCGCGGCTGGTCGCCGAGCCCGAGCTGGGCTGGGACCACCTCATCGAGGGCTACTGGCTGCGGGGCTTCGAGCTGACGCTCCCCTCCGGGAGCGTGTGA
- a CDS encoding lycopene cyclase family protein, with product MKDVAIVGLGPAGRALASACAARGLSVLAVDPRPGAAWTPTYGAWTEELVGLPPGVVRQRIEVPELWARGRHRLPRAYAVLDNAALQAALPLDGVELREARLDDAGVSGLAAEARVVVDARGARPAGRRPQDPAPAQTAYGIVVDRADAAPALAGAEGILMDWSTDWSEAPDSPRGVPSFLYALPLDEDRVLLEETCLAASPALGVPALRERLRRRLLRRGVRAGAVEDPLARETVWIPMRGRDEPAPPDTLAVGTAGRGGHLVTGYSVAHSLRSARSLADRLAAGEAPSVADPARPGDLLRQAGLRALLRLDTAGTVALFEAFGTLPVHRQRAVMARDAGSGSLGAAMWGMFAAMPPAGRAALVRATLGPARRPPDTRA from the coding sequence GTGAAGGACGTGGCGATCGTCGGGCTCGGCCCGGCCGGACGAGCCCTGGCGTCGGCCTGCGCGGCCCGGGGCCTGTCCGTGCTCGCGGTCGACCCGCGACCGGGAGCTGCCTGGACCCCGACCTACGGCGCGTGGACCGAGGAGCTGGTCGGTCTGCCACCCGGGGTCGTGCGGCAGCGGATCGAGGTGCCCGAGCTGTGGGCACGGGGCCGCCACCGGCTGCCCCGGGCGTATGCCGTGCTCGACAACGCGGCGCTGCAGGCCGCCCTGCCGCTGGACGGGGTCGAGCTGCGCGAGGCCCGGCTGGACGACGCCGGCGTGAGCGGGCTGGCCGCCGAGGCGAGGGTCGTGGTGGACGCGCGCGGCGCGCGCCCGGCCGGGCGGCGGCCGCAGGACCCGGCTCCCGCGCAGACCGCGTACGGCATCGTGGTGGACCGTGCGGACGCGGCGCCGGCGCTGGCCGGTGCCGAGGGGATCCTCATGGACTGGAGCACCGACTGGTCGGAGGCTCCCGACTCCCCGCGGGGTGTGCCGAGCTTCCTCTACGCCCTCCCGCTGGACGAGGATCGGGTCCTGCTGGAGGAGACCTGCCTCGCCGCCTCCCCCGCGCTGGGGGTCCCGGCGCTGCGTGAGCGGCTGCGCCGACGGCTCCTGCGGAGGGGTGTCCGGGCCGGGGCGGTCGAGGACCCCCTCGCCCGGGAGACGGTCTGGATCCCCATGCGCGGGCGGGACGAGCCTGCGCCTCCCGACACCCTCGCCGTCGGCACGGCCGGTCGCGGGGGCCACCTCGTCACCGGCTACTCGGTGGCGCACTCGCTGCGCTCGGCGCGGTCGCTCGCCGACCGGCTCGCAGCAGGAGAGGCGCCCTCGGTCGCCGACCCGGCACGCCCCGGGGACCTGCTCCGGCAGGCCGGGCTGCGCGCGCTCCTGCGGCTCGACACCGCCGGTACCGTCGCGCTCTTCGAGGCCTTCGGCACCCTGCCGGTGCACCGCCAGCGGGCCGTCATGGCCCGGGACGCCGGGTCCGGGTCGCTGGGGGCGGCCATGTGGGGGATGTTCGCCGCAATGCCCCCCGCCGGGCGCGCGGCGTTGGTGCGGGCCACCCTCGGGCCTGCGCGACGTCCGCCCGACACCCGCGCCTGA
- a CDS encoding methyltransferase domain-containing protein, with product MADVSRTGRRTTARLDEEFDRAAGRYDLLTRLNPGYHGALAGAAADLVGALPEGPLVLWDLGCGSGLSTGALVGAAGPRARIVGLDASAGMLAQARAKEWPPGVSFVHALAQDLPVVAAAELDGTADGVLAAYLLRNVPAGQRDDVVAAIVDQVRPGGWVALQDYHVKGDRRAALTWSAVCRLVVTPLAALTRGNPAIYAYLRRSVLDNDSTGELAARLHRAGLVDLRWSTPRGWQRGILHTVLARRPHEGETS from the coding sequence GTGGCTGACGTTTCGAGGACCGGGCGCAGGACGACGGCGCGGCTGGACGAGGAGTTCGACCGCGCGGCGGGCCGCTACGACCTGCTGACCCGGCTCAACCCGGGCTACCACGGCGCCCTGGCCGGCGCCGCCGCCGACCTGGTGGGCGCCCTGCCGGAGGGCCCCCTCGTGCTGTGGGACCTCGGGTGCGGCTCCGGCCTGTCGACCGGTGCCCTCGTCGGGGCGGCCGGCCCCCGGGCACGCATCGTCGGCCTGGACGCGTCCGCGGGCATGCTGGCGCAGGCCCGCGCCAAGGAGTGGCCGCCCGGCGTCAGCTTCGTGCACGCGCTCGCCCAGGACCTGCCGGTCGTGGCGGCCGCCGAGCTGGACGGCACCGCGGACGGGGTGCTCGCGGCATACCTCCTGCGCAACGTGCCGGCCGGGCAGCGGGACGACGTGGTGGCCGCCATCGTCGACCAGGTGCGCCCCGGGGGCTGGGTGGCGCTGCAGGACTACCACGTCAAGGGGGACCGTCGGGCGGCGCTGACCTGGTCGGCGGTCTGCCGTCTCGTGGTCACCCCGCTCGCGGCGCTCACCCGCGGCAACCCGGCGATCTACGCCTACCTGCGGCGCAGCGTCCTGGACAACGACTCCACCGGCGAGCTGGCGGCGCGGCTGCACCGTGCCGGCCTGGTGGACCTGCGGTGGAGCACGCCCCGGGGGTGGCAGCGCGGCATCCTGCACACCGTGCTCGCCCGCCGTCCGCACGAGGGGGAGACGTCGTGA
- a CDS encoding ABC transporter permease yields MRRVLVMVGSDLRQQVLDRSVFIFGLAVPLALMWVFSLVFAPLTQDLEPVSVAVSGPADDPLTQTLRETLGGLDGAVDVTVVEAEPADVPGLLDDGEVGAAVAVPAGFSGALADGAAPSVRVRLSDSVGLEGDVVTAVVDGVLRQFTATARTAAAAEELGAGPGQVEAALSSDDATGPSVRWTAGAADDEQLSAREGIVAGQAGFFLLFTVGFGVLGLVVEREWGTLARLLSMPIPAWWVPLSKGLSSWVLGVLATGVLLLAGAVLFDDVHLGSPGVIAVLLMAVVAAATSIMFVIARVARTAEQAGVAQTIVAITLGMSGGSFFRVGSEGVLGQVLQLNPVTALGRGLGITSGGGGVTDLLPVLAAMGLMCVAMTALAVLVPGRRDVL; encoded by the coding sequence ATGCGACGCGTCCTGGTCATGGTGGGCTCGGACCTGCGGCAGCAGGTGCTGGACCGGTCGGTCTTCATCTTCGGCCTCGCCGTGCCGCTGGCGCTCATGTGGGTCTTCTCCCTCGTCTTCGCGCCGCTCACCCAGGACCTGGAGCCGGTCAGCGTCGCGGTGAGCGGACCGGCGGACGACCCGCTGACCCAGACCCTCAGGGAGACCCTGGGCGGGCTGGACGGAGCGGTGGACGTGACGGTCGTCGAGGCGGAGCCCGCCGACGTGCCGGGCCTGCTCGACGACGGCGAGGTGGGGGCGGCGGTCGCCGTCCCGGCCGGCTTCTCCGGCGCGCTCGCGGACGGCGCGGCACCGTCGGTGCGCGTGCGCCTCTCCGACTCGGTCGGCCTCGAGGGCGACGTCGTCACCGCGGTCGTGGACGGGGTGCTGCGGCAGTTCACCGCCACGGCGCGGACCGCCGCCGCCGCGGAGGAGCTGGGCGCGGGGCCCGGGCAGGTCGAGGCGGCGCTCTCCTCCGACGACGCGACCGGCCCCTCCGTCCGGTGGACGGCCGGCGCCGCGGACGACGAGCAGCTGTCCGCACGGGAGGGCATCGTCGCCGGGCAGGCCGGCTTCTTCCTGCTCTTCACCGTGGGCTTCGGGGTCCTCGGGCTGGTCGTCGAGCGGGAGTGGGGCACGCTCGCGCGGCTGCTGTCGATGCCCATCCCCGCGTGGTGGGTGCCGTTGTCCAAGGGGTTGTCGAGCTGGGTGCTGGGGGTCCTGGCGACCGGGGTGCTGCTGCTCGCCGGCGCCGTCCTCTTCGACGACGTGCACCTCGGCTCGCCTGGGGTGATCGCCGTGCTCCTCATGGCCGTCGTGGCCGCGGCGACCTCGATCATGTTCGTCATCGCCCGGGTCGCGCGCACCGCCGAGCAGGCGGGGGTGGCGCAGACCATCGTCGCGATCACCCTCGGCATGAGCGGCGGCTCCTTCTTCCGGGTGGGCTCCGAGGGGGTCCTCGGCCAGGTGCTGCAGCTCAACCCGGTCACCGCGCTGGGCCGCGGGCTCGGCATCACCTCCGGCGGCGGGGGCGTGACCGACCTGCTCCCGGTCCTCGCGGCCATGGGGCTGATGTGCGTGGCGATGACCGCGCTGGCCGTGCTGGTGCCGGGACGGAGGGACGTGCTGTGA
- a CDS encoding phytoene/squalene synthase family protein, with product MHSGASAADPHLELGYERCRELTKRHGTTYYWGARLLAPEQRRDVYAVYALCRLADDIVDEPETVDVPVPADPDPGVRLRGFEQLFTDALAQGGSADPVMAAVADSLRRRGTDPECFDRFFRAMELDLTRETWASWEELRDGYMEGSAAVIGEMMLPVLEPHDPAAKGPARSLGLAFQLTNFLRDVGEDLDRGRVYLPQDDLARHGADPHERRVTPQWRTMMAEQIERNRGLYAHASQGVAMLPARSARCVATALRMYALILDRIEAADYDVFTERRRVPRPVKVALLADVLARGPLRRLPGPVGAR from the coding sequence ATGCATTCCGGAGCGTCGGCGGCCGACCCCCACCTGGAGCTCGGCTACGAACGGTGCCGGGAGCTGACCAAGAGGCACGGGACCACCTACTACTGGGGTGCCCGGCTGCTGGCCCCGGAGCAGCGCCGCGACGTCTACGCCGTCTACGCGCTCTGCCGCCTGGCCGACGACATCGTCGACGAGCCCGAGACGGTCGACGTGCCCGTGCCCGCCGACCCCGACCCGGGGGTCCGGCTGCGCGGCTTCGAGCAGCTCTTCACCGACGCGCTCGCGCAGGGCGGCTCCGCCGACCCGGTCATGGCGGCGGTCGCCGACAGTCTGCGGCGCCGCGGCACCGACCCCGAGTGCTTCGACCGCTTCTTCCGCGCCATGGAGCTCGACCTCACCCGGGAGACCTGGGCCAGCTGGGAGGAGCTGCGCGACGGCTACATGGAAGGCTCGGCCGCCGTCATCGGCGAGATGATGCTGCCGGTCCTCGAGCCGCACGACCCGGCCGCCAAGGGCCCGGCCCGGTCCCTCGGGCTGGCCTTCCAGCTCACCAACTTCCTGCGCGACGTCGGCGAGGACCTCGACCGGGGGCGCGTCTACCTCCCGCAGGACGACCTCGCCCGGCACGGCGCCGACCCGCACGAGCGTCGGGTGACGCCGCAGTGGCGCACGATGATGGCCGAGCAGATCGAGCGCAACCGCGGTCTCTACGCCCACGCCTCGCAGGGCGTCGCCATGCTGCCGGCGCGCAGCGCCCGGTGCGTGGCCACGGCGCTGCGCATGTACGCCCTCATCCTCGACCGGATCGAGGCTGCCGACTACGACGTCTTCACCGAGCGCCGCCGTGTGCCGCGCCCGGTGAAGGTCGCGCTGCTCGCCGACGTGCTGGCCCGTGGCCCGCTGCGGCGGCTCCCCGGACCCGTGGGCGCGCGGTGA